A genomic stretch from Coffea arabica cultivar ET-39 chromosome 10c, Coffea Arabica ET-39 HiFi, whole genome shotgun sequence includes:
- the LOC140016183 gene encoding probable carboxylesterase 18, translating to NLAAQIPATIVSVNYRLAPEHRFPCAYDDGFDTLKYIEAQNYAVLPSKTDLSKCFIAGDSAGGNIAHHVTHRACKDSHLFKKIKIVGLLAMQPLFGGEERTASELRLTRVPFLNIESTDRMWRNFLPEGADRNHKAANVFRDGPNFKEADTVPEDFPSSLVFVAGFDPLQDWQKRYCEGLRRCGKEVWLVEYPNGIHGFYNFPELPESALFVKEVRQFIQEK from the coding sequence AACCTAGCAGCTCAGATTCCCGCAACCATTGTATCTGTTAACTATCGCCTTGCCCCAGAACACCGATTCCCTTGTGCCTATGATGATGGTTTTGACACCCTCAAGTATATAGAAGCACAAAATTATGCTGTTTTGCCCTCCAAAACTGACCTGAGCAAATGCTTCATAGCCGGAGACAGTGCTGGAGGAAACATAGCCCACCATGTAACACACAGGGCCTGCAAAGACTCTCACCtgtttaagaaaataaagattGTTGGGCTGCTAGCCATGCAACCACTTTTTGGTGGAGAAGAGCGCACTGCATCAGAACTGAGGCTCACAAGAGTGCCTTTCCTCAATATCGAGAGCACAGACAGGATGTGGAGGAATTTCTTGCCCGAAGGTGCTGATAGAAACCATAAAGCAGCCAATGTTTTCAGAGATGGACCAAATTTTAAAGAAGCAGACACAGTGCCGGAGGATTTTCCAAGCTCGCTGGTATTTGTTGCAGGGTTTGATCCACTGCAGGATTGGCAGAAAAGGTATTGTGAGGGGTTGAGGAGGTGTGGAAAGGAAGTTTGGTTGGTTGAATATCCTAATGGTATTCATGGTTTCTATAACTTTCCAGAGCTGCCTGAGTCTGCACTATTTGTCAAGGAAGTGAGACAGTTCATTCAGGAGAAATGA